The region GAAGTGTGTGCAGGTTTTCCAACATCATATCCTTTTCGTCATTGAAGTGATCAGGGATACAATATGCACCATCAAGTGTCCCTCCATCAACGGTTAAGACATGCCTAAGTTGAGGCATCTTCCAAATCTCGCAAACGTAATCCTCACCagcattaaataaaattagtgtCTGTAAATTCCAAAGAAGGTAGAACGAAGAAGGTAAAGGATGCTCATCAGCAATCATCATGATAAGACGCAAGTTAACAAGTCCACAGAGAATCTCCTCATAATGACCACGACGAACTTCTTCCCCTAAGTATTTCTTCAGATAAACTACCCTCAACAATCTAAAAGTATATGATAAACTCTCTGGAAATATCCCGAAAAGCATCCGGACAAGGAATGCAGATTCCAAGGGCCGAATGagtggagttggaaattcatcTTTCTTGAACCTGCTTAAGATATTGCGTTGCGAATTTACAGCCCGTGGAATGCTCCCATCTTCCAACACACATAAAAACTTCAATTTTTGAGCTTCTCTCAAACATAGATCTCTCAACAGGTCATGCATTTTCAAGAATTTCAGTTTCCCGCCATGCTTGCGTTCTTCAACTATAAGCATATTTCTATCAACAAGTTCTTCTAGATACTCTTCTGCTATCTCTTCCAAGCACTTGCCATTAATTGGTTTTACACATCCTCCAGCAACAATAAATAGGATGTGTAAATTGACGAGAAACTTAGGATCTTCAGTATAAATTCCCATATAGAGAAAACATGGTTTCAAATGAACCGGCAAGTTATTATAACTCATATATAATACTTGCAAGCAACTCTCATTATCATCCAAATTCACAACAGAACTTAAATTCTTTTCAATAAATCCCCACTTTTCTTTTGTTCGTTCAGATTTTGATAAGAGCCCCCCTATCACAACAATTGTCAAAGGAAGTCCTTTACAACCTTTCACAATCTTCTTTCCAATGCGCTTCAACTCAAGAGGACAAGCTTCTTCCCCGAACACAGTTTTGCAAAATAGGTCCCAACTAGCATACTTATccaaaaatttcaaatcaaGACCATTGGAGTAGTTAAATTGAGATGCCAAGTTTGATAGTCTTGTCGTCACTACAATTCTACTCCCGTTTCTATTATCCGGGAAGAATCTCCTAACTCCATCCCATGCCTCAATAGTCCACATATCATCCATTACAATAAAATACTTCCTTCCAAACAAATATTTGTACACATGATCTCCTAACTCAACTTCACTCAACTCTTTTCTATCgttctccttctcctcctcctcctcattaTCCTTGTTGTCTACTTGATCAAGTATTTGTCTAAGAATTTCACTTACATTATACTCTTGTGAAATTGCAGACCATGCACAAACATCAAAATGTTGTTGGACAAGTGGACTTACATAGATATTCCGAGCAAGAAATGTCTTGCCTATCCCACCCATTCCAACAATCGGGATAATTTGGCGAGCGAGTCCTCCTCTGGTGATATTGTCCAGCATTTGATCAAAAACTTCATCAAAACCAACTGTTGCAACCTCATGAGCAGCGAAAGCAGATCTAGACGAGCCTGCATCAGAAGAAGTGCTCACAGACTTTCCAATGTGGAGTAGATCTTGAACTACCATCTTCTCTTTAATCTCAACCTCGATCAAATTCATGTTTTCTATCACCTTCTGCAAACCTGTTTGATTAGAGATTCGGAGAGTTATATACATTTAGAAGTTGAAGGATTAATAGCAATCAACATGAAAGTGAACAGGACCTTGATTGAATTCAGCGGGGCTGATGTTATCTACATAATTTCTTGCTCGAACATGAATTTGATGGACAATGTAGGACTCGATCACATCTTCAGCACCATAAGCTGCTTTAGCAATGCGGCTCTCCCAATAGTCTTCATCCTCGGTGTAGCCACCGTGGGGAGAATAGCTTTGAAGAAAATGTTGCAGGGATGTAACTGCTTGAGTGAGAGATTCTACCTGTTTTTGGTGGATGGAAATTGGAGGGTTTGGATGAGTTTGAAGTTGATCTATGATATTCATTACAGAAATTAGAGCTCCATAGGCAGCCATTTCACTTAATTTCAACAAGaagattatttttgtaaaacaaGTTTATCATAAATAGTGTAGCAATCGGATGATTATATTCATAATTGATGTTTGTATCTTTCCCACTATCTGTTATCGGCCACAAATTAGACAACTTTCTGAAAAGAAATTGGTCATAGCTGTAAAGTCTTGATTCACTTTTCATGCCatcaataattttaatttaaaacataaaaaaataactaaGGTATATTGTATTACACAATATTCTagaaaatataaacaattttaaataatactataaaaaagtacataaaaCCATAATTCTCCTTTATTTacgttttctttattttccttTTCGCAAAACCATAGTTCTTGGAGCTGATCTCGGGGCGAGCTCGAGACGTCCACCTTTATTCTTCATCGTCGATTACTTGTCGACGTCGATATCGTTTGTGTTAAGGGGGAAAACCCTTAACAACAATTGTTAAGGGATAAgttcccttaacaagattccaGCGACGACGAGAGGTCGACGACGGAGGGATAAAAGTGGACGTCTCGGGCTTCCCCCGGAATCAGCTCCAAACTAGGGTTGCgagaaaataaagaagacgataaaagataaaataaCGATAAAAGATAAATTGATATTTCTTCAATGATCAAAATGAATAACAAtttccactatttataatagtggataccctaacttaaggaagaagaaaataatcctaataaatatgaaaagatatagtaaatcaataactaactaaataataagaTACGAGGAATATTTTATGAGATATGCTCGTATCAGATATTCATTACAGAAACTAGAGCTCCATAGGCAGCCATTTCACTTAATTGATATGAGGAATATTTTATAAGATATGCTCGTATCAGATATTCATTACAGAAACTAGAGCTCCATAGGCAGCCATTTCACTTAATTTCAACAAGAAGACTATTTTTgttgatgggatacgaactaagcaactaaaccctaattgcgagcccaatagcagtgacggcccatcagcccaaaacccaagaaagagtatcagttcggcacaaccaaagagttcggtcacagcctatagctcggtaaaagccgaccaatcgagctcaactctcaggtcggcaaaagctgatcggcaaagttcagcagttcggtctcaaccaaagagttcggtcacagcctatagctcggtaaaagccgaccaatcgagctcaactctcagatcggcaaagttcagcagttcggtctcagtattcgaccgaacaaggagatagtggacccatgcaggatcccCACGatctccattacacccacgatctatttagtggtattaagcagttatcaacctgcaaaccacgatcttagttcgaatgtataaatagaacttaggtCAGATAGAcgggggttaagctctctagatcctgaatcttatagcaaatcagtattgtaatctgtaagcgagaccaagcaatacaaatttgccctcttttcttcccgtggacgtagatttacctcagtaaatcgaaccacgtaatttcccgtgttgtgatcatttattacttgcatttattcccatcaaaaattcgccacatcatcatttgtAATACAAGTTTATCATGAATATATTGATGCTTGTATCTTTTCCACCGTCTGTTATGGGCAACAAATTAGATAACTTTCTGAAAAGAAATTGATCATAGCTGTAAAGTCTTGATTCACTTTTCATGCCatcaataattttaatttaaaacataaataaaataacaaaggTATATTGTATTACACAATATTCTAGACAATATaaacaattttaaataatactataaaaaaagtacataaaacCACAATTACAAATAATATTCTCGGGTGAAATAGATTCAATTTTGCATTTGATCAAACAATTCatttacactttttttttctggtaATTTGTTAATCACAAAACGATGTAAGCAGAAATTATGGATTTTATATCTTAGAGCGCAACTCAATAAACTATTTTCATATGCAAAATAAATAGATAATTGGGTCATACTTACAATTTGTAATAGAAATGCAACAAGGATTTGTCAGAGAAACTATTTTCATaagcaaattaaataaataattgggCCTCGTATGTAAGCCCAACCAATTGAGGCCCGTTTCATACTATGGGCAATTGAAATTATTACCATACGAAACATGTCgcaaataaattttatatgaaAAACGTACTAATGCTTTTGAGAACTTTCACACACTCTAATACAAACATTTGTGaaaagaaaatactaaaatatgTTATGCAATTAATTAAGGACAGATTGCTGAAAGAGTCATGAAGTTTTGAGGTCGAATTTGGAGAAGTACGCGTAAACTTTCTGATACGAGAATATCTCTACAAATATTCTCAAATAtctcttatttagtttagcattgatttagcatatatttctcatatattattaggatctttattttcttgttcctaAGTCAGGTATTTTTATAAATAGGATGCATTATATTATTCtcattcaatcaagaaatatcaattatctttctattttattttcacgcttttatttcaattcggtattgttcttggtttgatcgacgggcaaagcctCCGCGACTACCTCGACTA is a window of Salvia splendens isolate huo1 chromosome 3, SspV2, whole genome shotgun sequence DNA encoding:
- the LOC121794190 gene encoding putative late blight resistance protein homolog R1B-16 isoform X2 → MAAYGALISVMNIIDQLQTHPNPPISIHQKQVESLTQAVTSLQHFLQSYSPHGGYTEDEDYWESRIAKAAYGAEDVIESYIVHQIHVRARNYVDNISPAEFNQGLQKVIENMNLIEVEIKEKMVVQDLLHIGKSVSTSSDAGSSRSAFAAHEVATVGFDEVFDQMLDNITRGGLARQIIPIVGMGGIGKTFLARNIYVSPLVQQHFDVCAWSAISQEYNVSEILRQILDQVDNKDNEEEEEKENDRKELSEVELGDHVYKYLFGRKYFIVMDDMWTIEAWDGVRRFFPDNRNGSRIVVTTRLSNLASQFNYSNGLDLKFLDKYASWDLFCKTVFGEEACPLELKRIGKKIVKGCKGLPLTIVVIGGLLSKSERTKEKWGFIEKNLSSVVNLDDNESCLQVLYMSYNNLPVHLKPCFLYMGIYTEDPKFLVNLHILFIVAGGCVKPINGKCLEEIAEEYLEELVDRNMLIVEERKHGGKLKFLKMHDLLRDLCLREAQKLKFLCVLEDGSIPRAVNSQRNILSRFKKDEFPTPLIRPLESAFLVRMLFGIFPESLSYTFRLLRVVYLKKYLGEEVRRGHYEEILCGLVNLRLIMMIADEHPLPSSFYLLWNLQTLILFNAGEDYVCEIWKMPQLRHVLTVDGGTLDGAYCIPDHFNDEKDMMLENLHTLRVVSNLKFGEGVLERIPNIKTLKLYYDREVEDYYRLNNLCRLQKLETLRLCVAEEHTHVMLQVSFPHSLKKLTLEKTNLPWEDMKTKIGNWLPYFKDEDACVGERCKSKKRR
- the LOC121794190 gene encoding putative late blight resistance protein homolog R1B-16 isoform X1, whose product is MAAYGALISVMNIIDQLQTHPNPPISIHQKQVESLTQAVTSLQHFLQSYSPHGGYTEDEDYWESRIAKAAYGAEDVIESYIVHQIHVRARNYVDNISPAEFNQGLQKVIENMNLIEVEIKEKMVVQDLLHIGKSVSTSSDAGSSRSAFAAHEVATVGFDEVFDQMLDNITRGGLARQIIPIVGMGGIGKTFLARNIYVSPLVQQHFDVCAWSAISQEYNVSEILRQILDQVDNKDNEEEEEKENDRKELSEVELGDHVYKYLFGRKYFIVMDDMWTIEAWDGVRRFFPDNRNGSRIVVTTRLSNLASQFNYSNGLDLKFLDKYASWDLFCKTVFGEEACPLELKRIGKKIVKGCKGLPLTIVVIGGLLSKSERTKEKWGFIEKNLSSVVNLDDNESCLQVLYMSYNNLPVHLKPCFLYMGIYTEDPKFLVNLHILFIVAGGCVKPINGKCLEEIAEEYLEELVDRNMLIVEERKHGGKLKFLKMHDLLRDLCLREAQKLKFLCVLEDGSIPRAVNSQRNILSRFKKDEFPTPLIRPLESAFLVRMLFGIFPESLSYTFRLLRVVYLKKYLGEEVRRGHYEEILCGLVNLRLIMMIADEHPLPSSFYLLWNLQTLILFNAGEDYVCEIWKMPQLRHVLTVDGGTLDGAYCIPDHFNDEKDMMLENLHTLRVVSNLKFGEGVLERIPNIKTLKLYYDREVEDYYRLNNLCRLQKLETLRLCVAEEHTHVMLQVSFPHSLKKLTLEKTNLPWEDMKTKIGSLPFLQVLKLKDNAFSGCEWETCEDQFLNLKFLLIEGCDVECWITDSTHFPLLEHLHLRYIKKLSEIPTN